The following coding sequences lie in one Pseudoxanthomonas sp. genomic window:
- a CDS encoding flagellar hook-length control protein FliK: MPSPTSALNFAMKAPSPSTASAIPADTNEAPAKKPAFDDMVRRPARRDDAARAPDARTAEAKEPVRQRPDKAVAGRQDEAARASAEDDTPDDATVASLVPPILMELPPLQPALAADATATMLTDPLGHLLLAGAQPAANAPLPADALLAGGRAAIPATLPGAIATGPAADAGQTVAPGTTATPAAATTDAKAPLQNLLSFATHLATGQVAAAVPEAITLGRDLVDAFRSDDGDTAVPTGTLLAGVGASNQALGLSRTDTVNAMDAPSADLHGGHFDEDIGDAVRWMADQKIGHAHIKVTPNDLGTVEIRLRLEGDRVHADFSSAQAEVRQALESSLPRLRDMLGQQGFQLAHADVGQQQSPPSKGGGSQHGEGGPDAGEPAVEAPRTVRMTARGLVDAYA, translated from the coding sequence CGGCCATCCCTGCCGACACGAACGAGGCGCCTGCGAAGAAGCCGGCGTTCGACGACATGGTGCGTCGTCCTGCCAGGCGCGATGATGCGGCGCGTGCACCGGACGCGCGCACCGCCGAAGCCAAGGAGCCCGTCCGGCAGCGCCCGGACAAGGCGGTCGCCGGCAGGCAGGACGAGGCGGCACGCGCCTCCGCCGAGGACGACACGCCCGACGACGCCACGGTGGCGTCGCTGGTACCGCCGATCCTGATGGAACTGCCTCCGCTCCAGCCGGCGCTGGCTGCGGATGCGACCGCCACCATGCTCACCGATCCGCTCGGCCATCTCCTGCTCGCTGGCGCGCAGCCCGCGGCCAACGCGCCGCTTCCCGCCGATGCGCTGCTGGCCGGCGGTCGCGCCGCGATCCCGGCCACGTTGCCGGGCGCGATCGCGACGGGCCCGGCGGCCGATGCAGGCCAGACCGTCGCCCCCGGGACGACCGCGACGCCGGCCGCTGCCACGACCGACGCCAAGGCGCCGCTGCAGAACCTGCTGTCCTTCGCGACGCACCTGGCCACGGGCCAGGTCGCCGCCGCCGTGCCCGAGGCGATCACCCTGGGACGCGACCTGGTCGACGCCTTCCGCAGCGACGACGGCGACACCGCCGTGCCGACCGGCACCCTGCTGGCCGGCGTCGGCGCGTCGAACCAGGCGCTCGGCCTGTCGCGCACCGACACCGTCAACGCGATGGACGCGCCAAGCGCCGACCTGCATGGCGGTCACTTCGACGAGGACATCGGCGACGCCGTGCGCTGGATGGCCGACCAGAAGATCGGCCACGCCCACATCAAGGTCACCCCGAACGACCTGGGCACGGTGGAAATCCGGCTGCGCCTGGAAGGCGACCGCGTCCACGCCGACTTCTCCAGCGCCCAGGCCGAGGTCCGCCAGGCACTGGAAAGCAGCCTGCCGCGCCTGCGCGACATGCTGGGCCAGCAGGGCTTCCAGCTGGCGCATGCCGACGTGGGACAGCAGCAGTCACCGCCGTCGAAGGGCGGCGGTTCGCAGCACGGCGAAGGCGGGCCCGACGCCGGCGAACCCGCCGTCGAGGCGCCCCGCACCGTCCGCATGACCGCCCGCGGCCTGGTCGACGCTTACGCCTGA
- a CDS encoding flagellar basal body-associated FliL family protein: MDRPLRRSRAVAAADKNASKSKADKGDKPKGGKSLLTIGLVAVIAAGAAGGGAWYFASHGTKEEKADAPQAKKPGEVPAPAQYFALEPPFVVNLVGETGGARYLQVEVQLMTRDPEAMTAIQLHAPAIRARLLMLFAQQDAASLMSREGKERLQNAALGEVKALMVAETGKPSAESILFTSFVMQ; the protein is encoded by the coding sequence CTGGATCGACCCCTCAGGAGATCCCGCGCCGTGGCAGCCGCCGACAAGAACGCAAGCAAATCCAAGGCCGACAAGGGCGACAAGCCCAAGGGCGGCAAGTCGCTGCTGACCATCGGGCTGGTGGCGGTGATCGCGGCCGGCGCGGCAGGCGGCGGTGCGTGGTACTTCGCCAGCCACGGCACGAAGGAAGAGAAGGCCGACGCGCCGCAGGCCAAGAAGCCGGGCGAAGTGCCCGCGCCCGCCCAGTACTTCGCGCTGGAACCGCCGTTCGTCGTCAACCTCGTCGGCGAGACGGGCGGCGCCCGCTACCTGCAGGTGGAAGTGCAGCTGATGACGCGCGATCCCGAGGCGATGACCGCCATCCAGCTGCATGCGCCGGCCATCCGCGCGCGCCTGCTGATGCTGTTCGCGCAGCAGGACGCCGCCAGCCTGATGTCGCGCGAAGGCAAGGAGCGCCTGCAGAACGCCGCCCTCGGCGAAGTGAAGGCACTGATGGTGGCCGAGACCGGCAAGCCCAGCGCCGAGTCGATCCTCTTCACCAGCTTCGTGATGCAGTGA